A portion of the Podospora pseudoanserina strain CBS 124.78 chromosome 2, whole genome shotgun sequence genome contains these proteins:
- a CDS encoding hypothetical protein (EggNog:ENOG503NZIS; COG:S) — MDPRKHDPLHTIEETNPESRRNRHDMYHHHSIKKSIWAKLSQTWIFEFLGFLASLLCIGATATLLRWYDNQLAPDWPVTLNFVLSLLGNVGFAGTIFGVQATIAQLKWIWFAKRPRPLADLVGFQKARGGVIGVAQLLWTAGAEFVVITASLALLFGMFWGPFTQNLVRYEAGDIAADGAVALLSRSIFYDAHGLRRDYSTNYPDPALELNIMLALTSGLTQGTNSPQFLCSTGNCTWPPTATLGFCSRCTDITSKINLTCKDDGGGQGIPKGVYCSAELFDGSATLRQVGNLTTVEDFMNITFVGGKGGLRYHAIRLLPPYVLSSAYRPSLDFSNFSATECSLQQCVLSFETSVQNGVYTETLLDTFTEPPLNGKHWLAHQLRPPWGLERGIDPAANLSFGLSESLQRDWAWPDPHFLVTDVIPGSATTSDGHTAIEFCSGFANGSCKQSKMMNYIFNANYTANGTEIGEAFLVKGQASTVVTFVRVRWYWIALPAAVWTLGFVAWVVAVIRTKCLQLPTWREDLLPLLFPYDR, encoded by the exons ATGGATCCGCGGAAACACGACCCTTTGCACACGATTGAGGAGACAAACCCAGAAAGTCGCCGCAATCGCCATGACatgtaccaccaccacagcatcaAGAAATCGATATGGGCAAAGCTCTCTCAGACGTGGATCTTCGAGTTCCTCGGGTTCCTGGCCTCTCTCTTATGTATAGGGGCCACTGCCACCCTTCTTCGTTGGTACGATAACCAGCTGGCGCCCGACTGGCCGGTCACGCTCAACTTCGTGCTATCACTCCTCGGAAATGTGGGTTTTGCTGGAACCATCTTCGGCGTCCAGGCGACCATTGCACAGCTCAAGTGGATATGGTTTGCGAAGCGACCGCGGCCTTTAGCAGATCTCGTCGGTTTCCAGAAGGCGAGAGGAGGTGTGATAGGGGTTGCCCAACTTCTCTGGACTGCGGGCGCTGA ATTCGTCGTTATCACTGCGTCGCTAGCTCTCTTGTTCGGAATGTTCTGGGGTCCTTTCACACAGAATCTCGTTCGGTATGAGGCGGGCGATATCGCGGCGGACGGCGCGGTCGCCCTGCTCAGTCGTAGCATCTTCTATGACGCCCACGGCTTGCGCCGCGACTATTCAA CAAACTACCCCGACCCAGCTCTGGAACTTAACATTATGCTGGCACTGACCTCAGGTCTGACCCAAGGCACAAACTCGCCTCAATTCCTTTGCAGCACAGGCAATTGCACTTGGCCCCCGACAGCTACTCTGGGCTTCTGTTCACGGTGTACCGATATTACGTCGAAGATCAATCTGACGTGCAAAGACGACGGTGGAGGACAAGGCATCCCGAAGGGGGTATACTGTAGCGCCGAGTTATTTGATGGCTCAGCCACTTTACGTCAAGTTGGCAACCTCACGACCGTCGAAGACTTTATGAACATCACCTTCGTTGGCGGCAAAGGTGGGCTGAGGTACCATGCCATCCGATTACTCCCTCCATACGTCCTCAGCAGTGCCTACCGGCCTTCTCTCGACTTCTCGAACTTCAGTGCCACCGAGTGCTCGCTGCAACAGTGTGTGTTGAGCTTCGAGACGTCTGTCCAAAACGGTGTCTATACGGAGACCTTGCTAGACACATTCACGGAGCCACCCCTCAATGGCAAACACTGGTTAGCCCACCAGCTGCGGCCGCCATGGGGTCTCGAGCGCGGCATTGATCCCGCTGCTAACTTATCTTTCGGCTTGAGTGAGTCCTTACAGCGAGACTGGGCATGGCCTGATCCCCATTTTCTGGTAACCGACGTCATTCCCGGCTCTGCTACAACCAGCGACGGCCACACAGCCATTGAATTCTGTTCTGGATTCGCGAACGGCTCCTGTAAGCAGTCCAAGATGATGAATTATATCTTCAACGCGAATTATACCGCCAATGGCACAGAAATTGGAGAAGCCTTTTTGGTCAAGGGCCAAGCAAGTACCGTCGTTACTTTCGTTAGAGTCCGATGGTATTGGATTGCTCTCCCTGCCGCAGTCTGGACCCTTGGCTTTGTGGCGTGGGTTGTGGCGGTCATACGGACGAAGTGTCTACAACTGCCGACTTGGCGAGAGGACCTACTGCCGCTTTTGTTTCCATATGACAGATAA
- the sap61 gene encoding Pre-mRNA-splicing factor sap61 (EggNog:ENOG503NU4F; COG:A), with translation MLLEEQRYIHEDLERLEQGIADRMGDEPKQIRDRLNRDHEVSQLLDQIQKQSAILLSLYEDKASERSKEILDISSGDPFKEFNAQYNKIKEHHGNYLSEQAENSEQWYKPRKGPDQPYIVESMFSGEEAYGRYFDLHTCHEAYLNLPNAKRLAYLQYLEVFDDFQPGKGGIKRADKLTDDYFKYLGDLASYLESFMRRTRPLENLDKVYEGWEKEFETAWEKDEVPGWQKEAAAAKKNAMSRNLSTSEAVWCEACEKEFKNENVYKGHLNGRKHIKAAEILAKWEETAAVGDSHAPVALAHRLRERAVAEREFRVRKLTSAMSTEKDDTRVNVERRQGMTERERAQELENFYNMSNTPQNQAPEEEEDNDDDDKIYNPLKLPLAWDGKPIPFWLYRLHGLGQEFPCEICGNFVYRGRRAFDKHFNETNHITNLKRLGITNTYLFRDITSIAEAMRLWEKIQREEKKHHVDDGSVVQMEDAEGNVMPEKVYLDLQKQGLL, from the exons atgttgttggaggagcagagaTACATCCATGAGGACCTGGAGCGCCTCGAGCAGGGAATTGCAGATCGCATGGGCGATGAACCAAAACAG ATTCGCGATCGCTTGAACCGTGACCATGAAGTCTCCCAATTGCTCGACCAGATCCAAAAACAGTCGGCCATCCTCCTATCCCTCTACGAAGATAAAGCCAGCGAACGATCAAAAGAAATCTTGGACATCAGCTCCGGTGATCCATTTAAAGAGTTCAACGCCCAGTacaacaagatcaaagagCACCACGGGAACTACCTTAGCGAGCAGGCCGAGAATTCAGAGCAATGGTACAAGCCGCGGAAAGGGCCCGATCAGCCGTACATTGTGGAGAGCATGTTCTCGGGCGAGGAAGCATATGGACGATATTTCGATTTGCACACCTGCCACGAGGCGTACCTGAACTTGCCAAACGCGAAGCGCTTGGCCTATCTGCAGTACCTCGAGGTGTTTGACGACTTTCAGCCAGGGAAGGGTGGAATCAAGCGGGCAGATAAGTTGACGGACGACTACTTCAAGTACCTGGGTGACCTTGCTTCATACTTGGAGTCTTTTATGCGACGGACTCGCCCACTAGAGAACCTCGACAAGGTGTATGAGggctgggagaaggagtttgagaCGGCATGGGAGAAGGACGAGGTGCCGGGGTGGCAAAAGgaagcagcggcagccaagAAGAACGCGATGTCGCGCAACCTTTCGACATCTGAGGCGGTGTGGTGTGAGGCCTGCGAGAAGGAGTTCAAGAATGAGAACGTCTACAAGGGGCACTTGAATGGGCGGAAACATATCAAGGCCGCCGAGATCTTGGCTAAGTGGGAGGAAAcagctgctgttggagaCAGCCATGCGCCTGTTGCGCTGGCGCATCGTCTGAGGGAACGCGCTGTTGCCGAGAGAGAGTTTAGGGTCAGGAAGCTCACTAGTGCCATGAGTACCGAAAAGGACGATACTCGTGTGAACGTGGAGCGACGGCAGGGTATGACAGAGCGCGAACGCGCCCAAGAGTTGGAGAACTTTTACAACATGTCAAACACTCCACAGAATCAAGCGcccgaagaggaggaggacaacgacgatgacgacaagatctacaaccccctcaaacttCCGCTGGCCTGGGACGGCAAGCCGATCCCCTTCTGGCTGTACCGTCTCCACGGCTTGGGCCAGGAATTTCCCTGCGAGATTTGTGGCAACTTCGTGTACAGAGGTCGTCGCGCGTTCGACAAGCACTTCAACGAGACGAATCACATCACGAACTTGAAGCGTCTCGGCATCACGAATACCTATCTGTTTCGAGACATCACCTCGATTGCAGAGGCCATGAGGCTCTGGGAAAAGATCcaaagggaggagaagaagcatcATGTGGATGACGGGTCAGTTGTGCagatggaggatgctgaGGGCAATGTCATGCCTGAGAAGGTTTACCTTGATCTTCAGAAGCAGGGTCTGTTGTAG
- a CDS encoding hypothetical protein (EggNog:ENOG503P4MB; COG:S) encodes MMIYKDKYSRKFRARYSGRSCIQHPTKTLSSPTQSKSPHLKTPITMHIQNLISSSFLLLLSFPISTTATTPRPPYPNRTLAGITMIDTPIVRDAQAYARRYCSDSTYNHIMRSWLLGLLHLSHDPALASKIDLEVHALGLILHDLATNHSLSAPFVTPNRRFEVDSAIAAADFIRSHPDGKKWPGWRVQRVWDGIALHAEPGLALYKEADVFAIYWGNELEFSWERPGGERKGVTAEERERVLQEFPRPTLEEGGRGNVFAFVAWYCKYKPESTYNTWMQPFGELLVPGYSAVGHRVIDGSLAAVGLNMSEILK; translated from the exons atgatgattTACAAAGATAAATACTCCAGGAAGTTCCGTGCAAGATATTCTGGAAGATCATGTATCCAGCATCCAACCAAGACACTTTCTTCCCCAACTCAATCGAAAAGTCCACACCTGAAAACACCCATCACGATGCACATCCAGAatctcatctcctcctcctttcttctgctcctttccttccctaTCTCCACGaccgcaacaacaccacgccCCCCCTATCCCAACCGCACCCTAGCCGGCATAACCATGATCGACACCCCCATCGTCCGCGACGCCCAAGCCTACGCCCGACGCTACTGCTCCGACTCAACCTACAACCACATCATGCGCTCCTggctcctcggcctcctccacctctcccacgaCCCCGCCCTCGCTTCCAAAATCGACCTCGAAGTCCACGCCCTCGGCCTGATCCTCCACGATCTGGCaaccaaccactccctctccgcccccTTCGTCACCCCCAACCGGCGCTTCGAAGTTGATTCTGCCATTGCAGCAGCAGATTTCATCCGTTCACACCCCGACGGGAAAAAATGGCCGGGGTGGCGGGTTCAGAGGGTGTGGGATGGGATTGCGTTGCATGCCGAGCCCGGGTTGGCGTTGTATAAAGAGGCGGATGTTTTTGCGATATATTGGGGTAATGAATTGGAATTCTCGTGGGAGAGGCCCgggggagagaggaagggggtgacggctgaggagagggagagggtgttgcaGGAGTTTCCCAGGCCgacgttggaggagggggggagggggaatgtGTTTGCTTTTGTGGCTTGGTATTGTAAATACAAGCCGGAGAGCACTTATA ATACTTGGATGCAGCCGTTTGGGGAGCTGCTGGTGCCGGGTTATTCGGCGGTGGGACATCGGGTTATTGATGGGAgtttggctgctgttgggttgaATATGAGTGAGATTCTCAAGTGA
- a CDS encoding hypothetical protein (COG:K; EggNog:ENOG503NTX1), whose protein sequence is MVSVPSASVSNGSITTISTNAHAKDSPAMTMPSASIANGAKSKAAQVNGNGYHPPKPQVPLSSMKSAPLDLSSVERRGQPTMCKEPLKKKNRPHGLQEAPTYQPTEEEWKEPFEYIRKISKEAREYGLCKIIPPDSWNPEFAINTEKFHFRTRKQELNSVEGSTRANLTYLDALQKFHKQQGNTNLTRWPYVDKKPLDLYRLKKAVEARGGFEKVCKLKKWAEIGRDLGYSGKIMSSLSTSLKNSYQKWLCPYEEYLRTAKPGVYQQLELEYGGPLTPSPAQSPMKRSNVNTPLSLRAESPARHATDALQATMNGHKETDQDVQMSDMPAASTPQVSSGFTATNSGGFTAVNSGFTSINRPQNVASENKSLSTPKQYSTPLASSKNTPEYRPSSLGPAGLKRQLSCDDVEKDSPCDKDDVDGSRRSSKRLKKGNVPTVAGSHMSLFRPSAPRIPRDEALGSGETCGKGHETDGFLLVCESCEHAYHGTCLDPPVKVKPETEWNCPRCLVGDGQFGFEEGGLYSLKQFQEKAANFKQGYFEKKMPFDPVLNCHRPVTEDDVEQEFWRLVADLEETVEVEYGADIHCTTHGSGFPTIEKNPTDPYSTDPWNLNLLPLHPESLFRHIKSDISGMTVPWVYVGMIFSTFCWHNEDHYAYSANYQHFGATKTWYGIPGDDAEKFENAMREAVPELFETQPDLLFQLVTLLTPDQLKKAGVRVYALDQRAGQLVITFPQAYHAGFNHGFNFNEAVNFAPSDWEPYGLAGVERLQAFRRQPCFSHDELLWTAAEGITNGGLTIQTAKWLAPALARIHERELDQRQVFTGKHEFIAKRLESKHPVEHHRCVFNGENDPECPLVFKIEDVDVPEEESSCFYCKAFTYLSRFVCQKTGKVLCLLHAGSHPCCDYSDSERYLGKDHVLYYRKTDELMAATYKKVADRANVPEAWEEKYEKLLDEEAKPSLKSLRAVLSEGEKIPYELPSLPTLRAFVERCNTWVEEATNYTVRKQQNRRKNEKAWQIGTRKSIGSSYQDSKEREMRNVANIYRLLDEAERIGFDCPEILQLQERADAIKTFQHDAVRLLEFTTDHDIERVEKLLEEGQSFNVDIPEVEKLSRLLEREQWNARARDSIGTSMTLNDVRLLLEEGQRLEIPPYNDQLNHFSEKLAAGHLWEKTAQDLINAEVVHYPQLQALADQVRENALPVTPETLAAVEQKLHKQREAARQIEDLNRRLNSPDYRQRPKYGEMADVMKKIEELQAKPSGIHELEKEQKRHEDWMRKGKKLFGKTNAPLHILKSHMEYVLDRNVDCFDFVHDKPRVPAEPQSREPSPSEREKTNRWDDPKFREVFCICRRTEAGMMIECELCHEWYHGKCLKIARGKVKEDDKYTCPICDWRVKIPRDAARPKLEDLVQWYEEIVSLPFRPDEEEVLKKIIDNAQNFRNHIAGFCSPVVSTASEAETQRFYLRKIEGAEILLAYETNFFRQELHKWCPVAPEPPPVLESSKSTRKPRPTKLMKLLLQYGVDDADDLPESVKGKANSLKRKAQNAEAAAAAAAGGGALAASPSYRAPGHPLYSRNSSAQPSTPGLSMPPNHHPSSSHSAGLDSSSHPNHSSYFLPTGPHLLLSDSSTQHFEQRLIEGKVDDRELNEHLSTDEGRTRIMEILSRTETGKQRAKDLFGPKIWGPTAAANAGSSGPRDNDPLGIGMGGDGDGDDSMFVDLVNEDDDEDKKAAVDHAHHDADIHMEDDHGGEAASLIELGQ, encoded by the exons ATGGTATCGGTCCCCTCCGCCAGCGTGTCGAACGGATCCATCACCACGATCAGCACCAATGCACATGCCAAAGATTCTCCCGCCATGACCATGCCTTCAGCTTCCATCGCAAACGGGGCCAAGTCAAAAGCGGCGCAGGTCAACGGGAATGGCTATCAcccgccaaaacctcaaGTGCCGCTGAGCTCCATGAAGAGCGCGCCTCTCGACCTGTCGTCAGTTGAGCGCCGCGGGCAACCTACCATGTGCAAGGAGcccctcaagaagaagaacaggccACACGGGCTGCAGGAAGCGCCGACGTACCAGCCAACGGAGGAGGAATGGAAAGAACCTTTCGAGTACATTAGGAAAATCTCAAAAGAGGCGAGAGAATACGGTCTCTGCAAAATCATTCCGCCAGACTCTTGGAACCCCGAATTCGCCATCAATACAGAG AAATTTCATTTTCGAACGCGGAAACAGGAGCTCAATTCTGTTGAAGGCA GCACTCGTGCGAATCTCACCTACCTGGACGCGCTCCAGAAATTCCACAAACAACAAGGTAACACGAACTTGACGAGATGGCCGTACGTCGACAAGAAACCACTGGACCTGTACCGGCTCAAAAAAGCCGTCGAGGCCCGCGGTGGGTTCGAGAAGGTGTGCAAGCTGAAGAAGTGGGCAGAGATTGGTCGTGACCTGGGGTACAGTGGCAAAATAATGTCGTCTCTGTCCACCTCACTCAAGAACTCGTATCAGAAGTGGCTCTGCCCCTATGAGGAATACTTACGGACCGCCAAACCTGGCGTCTACCAGCAGCTAGAGCTGGAGTATGGCGGCCCTCTAActcccagcccagcccagagCCCGATGAAGCGGTCAAATGTCAACACGCCCTTAAGTCTCCGTGCCGAGTCGCCGGCCAGACATGCGACAGACGCGCTACAGGCGACCATGAATGGCCACAAGGAGACTGACCAAGACGTCCAAATGTCCGACATGCCCGCAGCTAGCACACCACAGGTCTCATCAGGCTTCACGGCGACCAACTCGGGAGGCTTCACTGCCGTCAATTCCGGCTTTACGAGTATCAACCGACCCCAAAACGTGGCTTCGGAGAACAAGAGTCTCTCCACACCAAAACAGTACAGCACGCCGCTCGCGTCCTCAAAAAACACACCAGAATACCGACCTTCATCCCTTGGCCCTGCCGGACTCAAGCGACAACTTAGTTGCGACGATGTGGAGAAGGACTCGCCCTGTGACAAGGACGATGTTGATGGCAGCCGAAGAAGCAGCAAACGGCTGAAGAAGG GTAATGTTCCCACTGTAGCGGGTTCGCACATGTCACTCTTTCGTCCATCGGCTCCTAGGATACCCCGAGATGAGGCTCTGGGCTCGG GCGAGACCTGCGGCAAAGGTCACGAGACTGATGGCTTCCTGCTCGTTTGCGAGTCCTGCGAGCATGCTTACCATGGCACTTGCCTTGACCCGCCAGTTAAAGTCAAGCCGGAGACAGAATGGAACTGCCCCCGCTGTCTTGTTGGCGACGGCCAGTTTGGCTTCGAGGAAGGTGGACTATACTCGCTAAAACAGTTCCAAGAGAAGGCGGCCAACTTTAAGCAAGGTTACTTCGAGAAGAAGATGCCCTTTGACCCTGTCCTCAACTGCCATCGACCAGTTACCGAAGATGACGTCGAACAGGAGTTCTGGCGCCTAGTTGCCGACTtggaggagacggtggaAGTCGAATATGGTGCTGATATCCATTGCACAACCCACGGCTCTGGATTTCCGACCATCGAGAAGAACCCCACCGACCCCTATTCGACCGATCCCTGGAACCTGAACCTTTTACCCCTGCATCCAGAAAGTCTCTTCCGCCATATCAAGTCTGACATCTCCGGCATGACAGTTCCGTGGGTTTACGTCGGCATGATTTTCTCCACTTTCTGTTGGCATAACGAGGACCATTACGCGTATTCGGCCAACTATCAACACTTCGGAGCCACCAAGACTTGGTACGGGATCCCCGGAGATGATGCCGAGAAGTTTGAGAATGCAATGAGGGAGGCCGTCCCGGAGCTTTTCGAGACGCAGCCAGACCTTCTGTTCCAGCTTGTTACTCTTTTGACCCCGGATCAGCTGAAGAAGGCCGGTGTTCGAGTCTATGCGCTTGATCAACGCGCAGGACAGCTCGTCATCACCTTCCCGCAAGCCTACCACGCCGGCTTCAACCATGGATTCAACTTCAATGAGGCCGTGAACTTTGCTCCCAGCGACTGGGAGCCCTATGGGCTAGCAGGTGTCGAAAGGTTGCAGGCCTTCCGTCGGCAACCGTGTTTCTCGCATGATGAGCTCCTGTGGACCGCGGCGGAAGGTATCACCAACGGGGGACTGACGATCCAGACCGCCAAGTGGCTGGCTCCTGCGTTGGCTAGAATACACGAACGGGAACTCGACCAAAGACAGGTATTCACAGGCAAGCATGAGTTCATCGCCAAACGGCTCGAATCAAAGCACCCGGTTGAGCATCATCGCTGTGTCTTCAACGGAGAGAACGACCCCGAATGCCCGCTCGTCTTCAAGATCGAGGACGTTGATGTTCCCGAGGAAGAGTCCTCGTGCTTTTATTGCAAGGCTTTCACGTACTTGTCGAGATTTGTTTGCCAGAAAACCGGCAAGGTTTTATGTCTCCTGCATGCTGGCAGCCACCCATGTTGCGATTACAGCGACTCTGAGCGCTACCTCGGCAAGGACCACGTCTTGTACTACCGCAAGACGGACGAACTCATGGCCGCGACGTACAAGAAGGTGGCTGACCGCGCCAATGTCCCAGAAGCATGGGAGGAGAAGTACGAGAAACTCCTGGACGAGGAAGCCAAACCTTCTTTGAAGTCTCTGCGGGCTGTGCTCAGCGAAGGTGAGAAGATCCCATACGAACTGCCTTCACTCCCAACCCTCCGAGCCTTTGTTGAGCGGTGCAATACTTGGGTTGAGGAGGCAACCAACTACACAGTTCGGAAGCAACAGAACCGGCGCAAGAATGAGAAGGCCTGGCAAATCGGGACAAGGAAGTCAATCGGCAGTTCTTACCAGGACTCGAAAGAGCGAGAGATGCGCAATGTCGCCAACATCTACCGTCTCCTAGACGAGGCTGAAAGGATTGGCTTCGACTGTCCGGAGATACTCCAATTGCAAGAACGCGCTGATGCGATCAAGACTTTCCAGCATGACGCGGTCCGTCTCCTCGAGTTTACCACAGACCATGATATTGAGCGGGTCGAGAAACTTCTTGAAGAGGGGCAGAGCTTCAACGTGGACATTCCCGAGGTGGAGAAGCTGTCGCGTCTTTTGGAGCGAGAGCAATGGAATGCTAGAGCCCGGGATAGCATTGGAACCAGCATGACACTGAACGAtgttcgtcttcttcttgaggaagGTCAACGCCTTGAAATCCCGCCATATAACGACCAACTGAACCACTTTTCGGAGAAGCTTGCTGCCGGTCACCTGTGGGAGAAGACGGCACAGGACCTCATCAACGCCGAGGTGGTTCACTATCCCCAACTGCAAGCCCTTGCGGATCAAGTCCGTGAAAACGCCTTGCCCGTCACACCGGAGACCCTGGCTGCCGTGGAACAGAAGCTTCACAAGCAGCGCGAGGCTGCAAGACAGATAGAGGATCTGAACAGgcgcctcaacagccccgaCTATCGACAACGGCCAAAGTATGGCGAGATGGCTGacgtgatgaagaagatAGAGGAACTTCAAGCCAAGCCATCTGGCATCCATGAGCTCGAGAAGGAACAAAAGCGGCACGAGGACTGGATGAGAAAAGGCAAGAAGCTGTTTGGGAAGACTAACGCTCCTTTACACATTCTCAAGTCGCACATGGAGTACGTTCTTGACCGTAACGTGGACTGTTTCGACTTTGTTCACGACAAGCCCCGTGTCCCCGCTGAGCCCCAATCGAGAGAGCCAAGTCCGTCAGAAAGGGAGAAGACAAATCGGTGGGACGATCCCAAATTCCGGGAGGTCTTTTGCATCTGCCGCCGTACCGAGGCTGGCATGATGATTGAATGCGAGCTTTGCCATGAATGGTATCACGGCAAGTGTCTCAAGATCGCGCGTGGCAAGGTCAAGGAAGATGACAAGTACACTTGTCCAATTTGCGACTGGCGTGTCAAGATTCCACGCGATGCCGCTCGTCCCAAACTTGAAGATTTGGTTCAGTGGTATGAGGAGATTGTTAGCCTCCCATTCCGGCcagacgaggaagaggtctTGAAGAAGATCATCGACAACGCCCAGAACTTCCGCAACCACATCGCTGGCTTTTGCAGCCCCGTGGTCTCGACAGCGTCCGAGGCAGAGACACAGCGCTTTTACCTACGCAAGATTGAGGGTGCCGAGATCCTCCTGGCGTACGAGACCAACTTCTTCCGACAAGAACTTCACAAGTGGTGCCCTGTTGCCCCGGAGCCTCCCCCGGTACTTGAGTCTTCTAAGAGCACACGCAAGCCCAGGCCAACCAAACTGATGAAGCTTCTCCTTCAATACGGAGTGGATGATGCAGACGATTTACCCGAGAGCGTGAAAGGCAAGGCCAACAGCCTCAAGCGCAAGGCCCAGAATGCCGAagctgctgcggctgctgccgccggcgGAGGTGCTTTGGCCGCAAGTCCCAGTTACAGAGCGCCAGGCCACCCATTATATTCTCGCAACTCGTCCGCTCAACCGTCAACCCCTGGTCTCTCGATGCcgcccaaccaccatccttcATCATCCCACAGCGCCGGCCTGGACTCGTCCTCTCATCCGAATCACTCTTCCTACTTTCTCCCAACAGGGCCCCACCTCCTGTTGAGCGACAGCTCTACGCAGCACTTTGAGCAGCGTCTGATCGAGGGCAAGGTCGATGACCGGGAACTGAACGAGCATCTCTCCACCGATGAGGGGAGAACGAGGATTATGGAGATCTTGTCTCGGACCGAGACCGGCAAGCAACGTGCCAAGGACCTGTTTGGTCCCAAAATCTGGGGTCCTACGGCTGCTGCCAACGCTGGCTCGTCAGGTCCTCGGGATAACGATCCCCTTGGCATCGGTATGGGAGGAGACGGCGATGGGGACGACAGCATGTTTGTTGATCTGGTCaatgaggatgacgacgaggataaGAAAGCCGCCGTCGATCATGCCCACCATGATGCGGATATTCACATGGAAGACGACCATGGAGGCGAAGCTGCTTCACTCATAGAACTGGGGCAGTAG
- the SLX1 gene encoding Slx4p interacting protein (COG:L; EggNog:ENOG503NZP6) → MTPQPRPIPALYCVYILRSTVRHSSLYIGSTPNPPRRLSQHNGVVKGGAVRTSRNSLRPWEMVALVSGFASSTAALKFEWALTNPHTSLHIPSESRLAFSTQRKRNGQPKRPPKSLSSILSNLHLLLSVPSFARWPLRVHFFKRDVHAAWGRWCGKVERELRGSLPVVTDFGEDEGAVVARASASEPLGVVGEGLDGEGGGGGADLGDIWLAVGLCAA, encoded by the exons ATGACCCCTCAACCCAGACCGATCCCCGCCCTCTACTGCGTCTACATCCTCCGCTCCACCGTCCGCCACTCCTCCCTCTACATCGGctcaacacccaacccaccccgccGCCTGAGCCAGCACAACGGGGTCGTCAAAGGCGGAGCAGTGCGCACATCACGAAACTCCCTCCGGCCATGGGAGATGGTCGCTTTGGTCTCTGGTTTTGCCAGCTCAACTGCCGCTTTGAAGTTTGA ATGGGCTCTAACAAACCCACACACATCATTGCACATACCCTCTGAATCTCGTCTTGCGTTTTCTACCCAGCGGAAGAGGAATGGGCAGCCGAAGAGACCGCCGAAGAGTTTGAGTTCGATTCTGTCAAACTTGcacttgttgttgtcggtgccGAGTTTTGCGAGGTGGCCGTTGAGGGTGCATTTTTTTAAGAGGGATGTGCATGCTgcgtgggggaggtggtgtgggaaggtggagagggaatTGAGGGGGAGTTTACCGGTTGTGAcggattttggggaggatgagggggctGTGGTGGCGAGGGCGTCGGCTTCGGAACCGTTGGGTGTGgtaggggaggggttggatggggagggggggggaggaggtgccgaCTTGGGGGATATATGGCTTGCCGTTGGATTATGCGCCGCTTAA